One window of Carassius auratus strain Wakin chromosome 17, ASM336829v1, whole genome shotgun sequence genomic DNA carries:
- the ptgr2 gene encoding LOW QUALITY PROTEIN: prostaglandin reductase 2 (The sequence of the model RefSeq protein was modified relative to this genomic sequence to represent the inferred CDS: inserted 1 base in 1 codon) has protein sequence MDGDGVGVVEASKSGIIXGTTVTSFNWPWQTYSVMDGSLLQKVDPEMVDGHLSYVLGALGMPGLTALLRVREKGHVTPGSQQEMVISGAAGACGSIAGQVRLPGTSGICGSDQKCQALVTELGFTAGINYEKGDISSALREHCPTDIDVYFDNIGGPISDAVISQFLWVICVHVQYSPCADASRWLPSGYKHTLSIVYMVSYYQLATIQYVHRERFVVLNYIEKHEEDLVQLSRWVKTGQMFPHMKDAINLLYTVFLLLILQVLETVVNVIENMGGAFCSMMTGGNIGKRCQTSASGAVIINLGW, from the exons ATGGATGGAGATGGAGTTGGTGTAGTGGAGGCCAGCAAGTCAGGCATTA TGGGCACTACTGTCACCTCATTCAACTGGCCTTGGCAAACCTACAGTGTGATGGATGGCAGCCTTTTGCAAAAG GTTGACCCAGAGATGGTCGATGGTCACCTGTCATATGTTCTAGGAGCGCTGGGCATGCCTGGACTCACTGCTCTATTACGTGTGAGAGAGAAAGGTCATGTGACTCCAGGAAGCCAGCAGGAGATGGTCATCAGTGGAGCAGCTGGAGCTTGTGGGTCGATTGCTGGACAG GTGCGACTCCCAGGAac TTCTGGTATTTGTGGCTCTGACCAGAAATGCCAGGCCTTGGTAACAGAGCTGGGTTTTACAGCAGGGATAAACTACGAAAAAGGAGATATCAGCTCAGCGCTGAGGGAGCACTGCCCCACAGACATTGATGTATACTTTGACAACATAGGGGGTCCCATCAGTGATGCTGTTATATCACAG TTTCTGTGGGTCATTTGTGTTCACGTGCAATACTCTCCCTGTGCAGATGCATCCCGGTGGTTACCTTCTGGTTACAAACATACTTTGTCGATTGTATACATGGTATCATATTACCAACTTGCAACAATACAATATGTTCACAGGGAGAGGTTTGTTGTGTTGAACTACATTGAGAAGCATGAAGAAGATCTTGTGCAGCTCAGCCGCTGGGTAAAGACGGGCCAGATGTTTCCTCACATGAAAGATGCCATAAACCTTTTGTACACTGTATTTCTCCTCTTAATTTTACAGGTGTTGGAAACTGTTGTGAATGTTATAGAAAACATGGGAG GGGCGTTTTGCTCCATGATGACTGGAGGCAATATCGGTAAACGTTGTCAAACATCTGCATCTGGTGCAGTCATTATAAATCTGGGCTGGTAA
- the mideasb gene encoding ELM2 and SANT domain-containing protein 1: MKVMSLPPQQKPNTKRTGKRITFFSDQGVAMKEASQHTEPYYGIGVPPSGPGHNESGGVENLNAEAPHAYLNSVIFSPEKSDQSRGHYQQMMPMKWSHQDSPLQPQQRPNNWSQGMAAWSQNFAPYLGAQATFAKQMHEGMSVQQQQQQPEPLTVRATEKQAANISGENFRDTTKPGRGMDWEQQQAFQQTQKPGMLNQQQHGQSNPGNSVLQPFQLAFGQPKQNLVAGYYQVVQGNRTLPNLNYSTQTNSQLQQQLQQQEQQHKLQLQIMYHQRQQQMRQQGQQQQQQVLQHQKQPQQISQSQLQQQAQQLKHTPQQQPPQQHMPQIQAQQDLVQQQQKSEQPLQNQHVLENYSDGQQPYASSLDQQQPSLPGQSQETTDPSSTQTQDSVPQPPSTAPQQSIETQQPGPRRSRRLSKEGGGPASDNPFVIPTDLHTQGSQNGASENSAVQDIRAAPTGVIQSTRRKRRVSQEVNLETLAQKASERESLPSRSTKQEPHRPWSPPVAPTGPGRGAAEVDQVSAKRPRDDGLMPLVIPVSVPVKQTESLSPDHEKASLSASWPSRPLSTHDMSCSDYKTSVIVTRRRSLRNSLSESTGQNGGAESGSEADGKSAKAKRRPRPEPLFIPPPKLGTFIAPPVYSTITPYQSHLRSPVRLIDNPLNMPPYTPPPILSPVREGSGLYFSTFLSATAAAAAVNNQGLPPPATPKSATRSLLRSNSSDITPPVLSAMSEATPVSIEPRINIGLRYQAEVPELRERSAAQHDLHKAELVWAPLPDLEANTEQKQRVDDLMHLACSSALHGGGTNQELALHCLYECKGDVMGALTLLLLKKPIFPKAHPLAGYHYSGSDSWTPGERRFFNKGITAYKKDFFMVQKLVSSKTVAQCVEFYYTYKKQVKIGRNGTLLYGEAEPPETKPTTEEEVDNKSSQKFESRKEDEESRKWEGSCDRKQENSPGRVTQSLQATENTAAILVLRSQEESTRDASTLGVSHHHPPPPPPPQPTSKPRSDTTGRKSTGNTGKGQTNQEGEFPCKKCGRIFFKVKSRSAHMKSHAEAEKKAAALRQREAEERAAAALLAAQQNGAMGDQSRTRRASSDDDSEEEEDADDEDWH, from the exons ATGAAAGTCATGAGTTTGCCACCTCAACAGAAACCAAACACAAAAAGAACGGGCAAGCGCATCACTTTCTTTAGCGATCAGGGTGTGGCGATGAAAGAGGCCTCTCAGCATACAGAGCCCTACTATGGCATTGGGGTCCCTCCCTCAGGGCCAGGCCATAATGAGAGTGGAGGTGTGGAAAACTTGAATGCAGAAGCACCACATGCTTACCTCAATTCTGTCATTTTCAGCCCAGAGAAGAGTGATCAAAGCCGTGGGCACTACCAACAGATGATGCCCATGAAGTGGTCTCACCAAGACTCACCTTTGCAGCCCCAACAGCGACCCAACAATTGGTCACAGGGCATGGCTGCTTGGTCCCAGAACTTTGCCCCTTACTTGGGGGCACAGGCTACTTTTGCAAAGCAGATGCATGAGGGCATGTCAgtacagcaacagcagcagcaacccgAGCCTTTGACTGTTAGGGCAACTGAAAAACAAGCGGCTAACATAAGTGGAGAGAACTTCAGGGATACGACCAAACCTGGCCGGGGCATGGACTGGGAACAGCAGCAGGCCTTTCAGCAAACACAAAAGCCTGGAATGTTAAATCAGCAGCAGCACGGACAGTCCAACCCTGGGAATTCAGTGCTGCAACCCTTTCAGTTAGCTTTCGGACAGCCCAAGCAGAACTTGGTTGCGGGATACTATCAGGTAGTTCAGGGCAATCGGACCTTGCCAAATTTGAATTACAGTACACAGACGAATTCCCAACTACAGCAGCAGCTTCAGCAGCAGGAGCAACAGCACAAGTTGCAGCTGCAAATAATGTACCATCAGCGGCAACAGCAGATGCGACAACAGgggcaacagcagcagcagcaggtacTTCAGCATCAAAAACAGCCACAACAGATATCACAATCACAGTTGCAGCAACAAGCACAGCAGTTAAAACATACTCCGCAACAGCAACCGCCACAACAACATATGCCACAGATTCAAGCGCAACAAGACTTGGTACAGCAGCAACAAAAATCTGAGCAGCCCCTTCAGAACCAACATGTATTGGAAAATTACTCTGATGGCCAGCAGCCATATGCTTCGTCACTTGATCAGCAGCAGCCCTCATTACCAGGACAGTCCCAAGAGACAACTGATCCCTCGTCAACTCAGACTCAAGACTCCGTTCCTCAGCCTCCCTCCACTGCTCCCCAGCAATCCATCGAGACCCAACAGCCTGGGCCCCGGAGATCACGTCGGCTTTCAAAAGAGGGTGGAGGCCCTGCCTCGGATAACCCATTTGTCATACCGACTGATCTCCACACCCAAGGCTCTCAGAATGGTGCTTCTGAGAACAGTGCGGTGCAAGACATCCGGGCCGCTCCAACAGGTGTAATCCAGAGCACACGACGTAAGAGGAGGGTGTCGCAAGAGGTCAACCTGGAAACCTTGGCTCAGAAGGCTTCCGAAAGGGAATCTCTTCCCTCACGTAGTACCAAG CAAGAGCCACACAGGCCCTGGAGCCCCCCTGTTGCCCCAACAGGTCCAGGTCGAGGGGCCGCTGAGGTGGATCAGGTGAGTGCCAAGCGGCCCAGAGATGACGGCCTCATGCCATTGGTCATTCCAGTCTCTGTGCCAGTGAAGCAGACTGAATCCTTGTCCCCGGATCATGAGAAAGCCTCCCTCTCAGCTAGTTGGCCTTCACGGCCGTTGAGCACCCATGACATGAGCTGCTCTGATTACAAGACTTCTGTGATTGTCACTCGACGACGTTCTTTGAGGAACTCTCTGTCTGAGAGCACAGGCCAG aacgGTGGCGCAGAGAGTGGAAGTGAAGCTGACGGCAAATCGGCCAAAGCAAAACGACGTCCTCGTCCAGAACCGCTCTTTATACCCCCACCCAAACTCGGAACTTTCATTGCCCCGCCAGTCTACTCCACTATCACACCTTACCAGAGCCACTTACGTTCACCTGTCCGATTGATTGACAACCCCCTCAACATGCCACCTTACACTCCCCCGCCCATCCTCAGCCCAGTTCGTGAGGGTTCGGGTCTTTACTTTTCAACCTTCCTGTCGGCCACCGCTGCAGCCGCCGCAGTGAATAATCAGGGGCTACCCCCACCTGCCACTCCAAAATCTGCCACCCGTAGCCTCCTGCGCTCCA ACAGCAGTGATATAACCCCTCCAGTTCTCTCTGCTATGAGTGAGGCTACACCTGTCAGTATTGAGCC tcGGATAAACATTGGATTGCGGTATCAGGCGGAGGTCCCGGAGCTGAGAGAGCGCTCGGCAGCGCAGCACGACCTACACAAGGCTGAACTGGTGTGGGCGCCACTGCCTGACCTGGAGGCCAACACTGAGCAAAAGCAAAGAG TAGATGACCTCATGCACCTGGCGTGCTCGAGTGCGTTGCATGGAGGAGGGACCAATCAGGAACTGGCCCTGCATTGCCTGTATGAATGCAAGGGTGACGTCATG gGTGCCCTCACACTTCTGTTGTTAAAAAAACCCATCTTTCCCAAAGCGCACCCTTTGGCTGGCTACCACTACTCTG GCTCTGACAGCTGGACGCCAGGGGAACGACGTTTCTTCAACAAAGGCATTACTGCCTACAAGAAGGACTTTTTCATGGTCCAGAAACTG GTGAGCTCCAAGACCGTGGCTCAGTGTGTGGAGTTCTACTACACGTATAAGAAGCAGGTGAAGATCGGCAGGAACGGAACACTCCTATACGGAGAAGCAGAGCCACCAGAGACTAAACCCACGACAGAGGAGGAAGTGGACAACAAA AGTTCACAGAAATTCGAATCGCGGAAAGAAGACGAGGAGAGCAGGAAGTGGgaagggtcatgtgacaggaAACAAGAAAACAGCCCGGGCCGGGTGACACAATCGCTACAGGCCACGGAAAAT ACCGCTGCCATCTTGGTCTTAAGAAGTCAGGAGGAGAGCACTAGAGATGCATCCACATTGGGGGTcagtcatcatcatcctcctcctcctcctcctccacagcCAACATCTAAACCCCGCTCTGACACCACAGGCCGGAAAAGCACTGGCAATACAGGAAAGGGACAAACGAACCAAGAGGGTGAATTCCCCTGCAAGAAGTGTGGCAG GATCTTCTTTAAAGTGAAGAGCCGCAGTGCCCACATGAAGAGTCATGCCGAGGCGGAGAAAAAGGCAGCTGCACTCCGGCAGAGGGAGGCTGAGGAGCGGGCGGCAGCCGCCTTGTTGGCCGCCCAACAGAACGGAGCGATGGGGGATCAGAGCAGAACGAGGAGAGCCAGCAGCGACGACGactcagaggaagaggaggatgcaGATGATGAAGACTGGCACTAG